The window GCGCAGACCGTTGACGAGATAGACCACCGGGTTGATCATCGCCACCGTGCGCCACGGCTGGGGCAGCATGTCGATCGAATAGAACGTGCCGCCCAGGAACGTCAGCGGCATGATGAACAGCACCGGCACGATGCCCAGCTTCTCGAAACTGGTCGCCCAGATGCCGAGGATAAAGCCGAACAGCGAGAAGCTGGCCGAGACCAGCAGGATGAAGCCCAGCGCATAGAGCGGATGGACGATGGTATAATCGACGAACAGCGTCGCCGTGGTCAGGATGATCGCCGCGAGAATCAGCGACTTGGTTGCCGCCGCGCCGACGAAGCCGACCAGCGTTTCGGCAACCCCCACCGGCGCCGAGAGCAGTTCGTAGATCGCGCCGGTAAATTTGGGCATGTAAATGCCGAAGCTGGCATTGGAGGTGCTCTCTCCCAGCAGGGTCAGCAGCAGCAGCCCCGGCACGATGAAGGCGCCATAGTTCATGCCGTCCATTCCGGCAGACATGCGCCCACCGATGGCCGCGCCGAAGACGACGAAATAGAGCACCGTGGTCAGCACCGGCCCCAGGATCGACTGCATGGCGGTGCGCAGCGCGCGCATCACTTCGCGCTTGTAGATGGTCCAGGTGCTGCGGGCGTTGAAGGCGATCATGCCGCCTCTCCTTCGAGAAGATTGACGAAGATTTCCTCGAGACTGGACTCGCGGATTTCGATGGCGGTGTAGTCGATCCCGGCGAGAGCCAGCACCTTGGTCAGTTCGGCGACCTGCGCCTTGCCGCCGCCCTGCCCGTCTCCACCACGATAGATCAGCACGGTGCCGTCTTCCGACAGCGTGATCGGCAAGTGCGCGACAATGCCCGGCACTTCGGAGACGGGAGCGGCGAGCGTGACATGCGCTTCGGTGCGCCCGAGGCGCTTCATCATCTCGCGCGTCGGCTCGACCATGCGGATCTTGCCGCCCTGAATGATGCCCACGCGATCGGCCATATCCTCGGCCTCCTCGATGTAGTGGGTGGTCAGGATGATCGTCGTGCCGCGCTCGCGCAGGGCGGCGATCTGCTTCCACATGTCGCGGCGCAGTTCGACATCGACACCCGCGGTCGGCTCGTCGAGGAACAGCAGGTCAGGCTCGTGCGCCAGCGCCTTGGCGATCAGCACGCGGCGCTTCATACCTCCGGACAGCGCGCGGATCTGCGCATCCTTCTTGTCCCACAAGCTGAGCGCGCGCAGGAT of the Novosphingobium sp. 9 genome contains:
- a CDS encoding ABC transporter permease, whose product is MIAFNARSTWTIYKREVMRALRTAMQSILGPVLTTVLYFVVFGAAIGGRMSAGMDGMNYGAFIVPGLLLLTLLGESTSNASFGIYMPKFTGAIYELLSAPVGVAETLVGFVGAAATKSLILAAIILTTATLFVDYTIVHPLYALGFILLVSASFSLFGFILGIWATSFEKLGIVPVLFIMPLTFLGGTFYSIDMLPQPWRTVAMINPVVYLVNGLRWCFYGQSDFPIGVSLGMTLAFLLICVIAIWRIFQTGWRLRG
- a CDS encoding ABC transporter ATP-binding protein translates to MDTILDIRGLTKTYAGGFTALAGIDLEIRRGEIFALLGPNGAGKTTLIGAVCGLVRPTSGTIEAFGEDMGKHWRRLRARIGLVPQELATDMFDTVLHSVNYSRGLFGLAPDAAKIEDILRALSLWDKKDAQIRALSGGMKRRVLIAKALAHEPDLLFLDEPTAGVDVELRRDMWKQIAALRERGTTIILTTHYIEEAEDMADRVGIIQGGKIRMVEPTREMMKRLGRTEAHVTLAAPVSEVPGIVAHLPITLSEDGTVLIYRGGDGQGGGKAQVAELTKVLALAGIDYTAIEIRESSLEEIFVNLLEGEAA